One Psychrilyobacter piezotolerans DNA segment encodes these proteins:
- a CDS encoding DUF7507 domain-containing protein: KDIVITDTNKVDGIILDKTELVPSETATGTVTHAITQADLDAGTIVNPAIFNAKDSKDVALTPKTEPATVNGVIASSIEVHKTIPGTEEFQYTKAGDKITYNFSVKNTGNTTLNTLAVSDPKITAGIVLDKSILAPGETTKGSGEYTVTQADVDAGQVENTATFTGTDPKGNPLTEKDSVTAKGKVANEFTVTNTPEIKDGEKVVNEYSKVGDIVTYTVTLKNTGTGTLKDIVITDTNKVDGIILDKTELVPSETATGTVTHAITQADLDAGTIVNPAIFNAKDSKDVALTPKTEPATVNGIFIVDLSIQKTVSDDNGNDKAETDERLKYIITVNNNSNITITDSKLIDTLASRFFYGQKPKNLEVKGTSYQGNLKTGMTLDSIPVGKSVEVAFEMTASYPADVLPGEKIENTARISYGKESKDATAEIPVISISSLDLDIKLQVEDLGGDGFERGDGIVDDGEEAEYTISITNPTPVNAVNVLVSDDYKGLYLYKNNSYKYVSSDAKKLTGNDLKDGVILPEIKAGETIKLKFMVGFSYEEKKVDQDDTIPNEAYLSLQKTSLLKSLRRSIAPINKSSNKVVLKVAKPTYTLSKEIRNKNDEFYPGDIVVYDITLENTSAVVGKNIKIEDKVSEIKAFESWTWESGTSKTPESLLKINLRKDLSENGIVLLAGETKRYTVVGRLKDSISKGEVVNTVRAGENLEVQAEATLKVEEAQIKVTKTAKKKWVSIGDLISYKITVQNLSGNKGTVLKNLSLKDMMPPGFKYAEGSGKVDRNDADVDIKGRTIYFNDLELVEDKKIEITYILRIGTGVKPGSYKNKAWVENMSGKNLSNIGEASVEVINDPLFNSTVIIGKVFHDRDNDGWQDDANAYDIRVETLSSQDNYLDGSVKNGDEEWRISSESEELILGNLEGRGDESERAQKVILRRRIKDPKKIGDVLIKSKEGSNIILKSTGEILRNHSGNRNLTGVDLKVVRRVIKDPKYREELKDVKSLKKVRIENFIEPIYFDSAYADIRDSENEKLKQYLEKSSNKKNLKLIIVGYTDSQRLSKRAEYKNNYELSIARANTLKDYLSMKLDLSEEIFAIEGKGAENPKGSNRTSSGRQLNRRTEIVIEYDEEVMKQIPLKIDESDYFEEIEIRNNGILEEGIPGVRLATVEGLVIETDQFGRYHVDGIDDIPDRGKNFIIKVDKVTLPSGTEFTTENPRVKTLTKVMEKFNFGVKIPKVKRRVKEKEIKVRIGSVFFPTDKWNIREDQIDNLKKISLLLTEYRGGVIVVEGNTDSRASNKYNEILALKRAKSIEKELEKIMGKDMISNVKIVTDLSGGER, translated from the coding sequence TTAAACACTCTCGCTGTATCGGATCCTAAGATAACTGCAGGTATAGTACTGGATAAAAGTATTCTTGCTCCAGGAGAAACGACAAAAGGAAGCGGAGAGTATACAGTAACGCAGGCTGATGTAGATGCAGGGCAGGTAGAAAATACAGCGACATTTACAGGAACAGATCCTAAGGGTAATCCACTAACTGAAAAGGATTCAGTAACAGCTAAAGGAAAGGTAGCAAATGAATTTACAGTAACAAATACTCCAGAGATAAAGGATGGAGAAAAAGTAGTAAATGAGTACAGTAAGGTCGGAGACATAGTAACATATACAGTGACTCTGAAAAATACTGGTACAGGAACTTTAAAAGATATAGTAATAACAGATACGAATAAGGTAGATGGAATTATATTAGATAAAACAGAGTTAGTACCTAGCGAAACAGCAACAGGAACAGTAACGCATGCAATAACGCAGGCGGATTTAGATGCAGGAACTATAGTTAATCCAGCAATATTTAATGCAAAAGATTCAAAAGATGTAGCATTAACACCTAAAACAGAACCAGCAACAGTAAATGGAATATTTATAGTAGACTTATCAATACAGAAAACTGTATCGGATGATAATGGAAATGATAAAGCCGAAACTGATGAGAGATTGAAATATATTATAACAGTTAATAATAACTCCAATATTACAATAACTGATTCTAAATTGATTGATACTTTAGCTTCAAGATTTTTCTATGGACAAAAACCTAAAAATCTGGAAGTGAAAGGAACATCATATCAGGGGAATTTAAAAACAGGTATGACATTGGATAGTATCCCGGTGGGTAAATCAGTTGAAGTAGCTTTTGAAATGACTGCCTCATATCCAGCAGATGTATTGCCGGGAGAAAAGATAGAAAATACAGCAAGGATCTCTTATGGAAAAGAGAGTAAAGATGCTACAGCTGAAATCCCTGTTATTTCAATCTCAAGTCTAGACCTAGACATAAAACTTCAGGTTGAGGATCTAGGAGGAGATGGATTTGAAAGGGGAGACGGGATAGTAGATGATGGTGAGGAGGCTGAGTATACTATCTCCATAACTAATCCGACACCGGTAAATGCTGTAAATGTATTGGTATCAGATGATTATAAGGGGTTATACCTGTATAAAAATAATTCATATAAATATGTTTCGTCTGATGCAAAAAAATTAACTGGAAATGATTTAAAGGATGGAGTAATTTTGCCTGAAATAAAGGCAGGAGAAACGATAAAGTTAAAATTTATGGTGGGATTCAGCTATGAAGAAAAAAAGGTAGACCAGGATGATACGATTCCAAATGAAGCTTATCTTTCACTTCAAAAAACTTCACTTCTTAAAAGTTTGAGGAGATCAATTGCTCCTATAAATAAAAGTTCCAATAAAGTGGTATTGAAAGTTGCTAAACCTACATATACTCTCTCGAAGGAGATCAGGAATAAGAACGATGAATTTTATCCGGGAGATATAGTAGTTTATGACATCACTCTGGAAAATACTTCTGCAGTTGTTGGAAAAAATATAAAAATAGAGGATAAGGTCAGTGAAATTAAGGCTTTTGAAAGCTGGACATGGGAATCAGGAACATCAAAAACACCTGAATCACTCCTTAAAATCAACCTGAGAAAAGATCTTTCGGAGAATGGAATAGTACTATTGGCTGGAGAAACTAAAAGATATACTGTAGTCGGAAGACTGAAAGACAGCATCTCAAAGGGAGAAGTAGTAAATACAGTAAGAGCAGGAGAAAATTTAGAAGTGCAGGCTGAGGCTACCCTTAAAGTGGAAGAGGCTCAGATAAAGGTAACCAAAACAGCTAAGAAAAAATGGGTTTCCATAGGAGACTTGATCAGCTATAAGATAACTGTTCAAAATTTATCGGGAAATAAAGGAACGGTACTTAAAAATTTAAGTTTAAAAGATATGATGCCTCCTGGATTTAAATATGCCGAAGGATCTGGAAAGGTAGATAGAAATGATGCTGATGTAGATATTAAGGGCAGAACCATTTATTTCAATGATTTAGAGCTTGTAGAAGACAAAAAAATTGAAATAACTTATATTTTGAGAATTGGAACAGGAGTAAAACCTGGATCTTACAAAAATAAAGCATGGGTAGAAAATATGTCTGGAAAAAACCTGTCTAACATCGGTGAAGCCAGTGTGGAAGTTATAAATGATCCGTTATTTAATAGTACGGTAATAATAGGAAAAGTCTTCCATGACAGGGATAATGACGGCTGGCAGGACGATGCCAATGCCTATGACATCAGAGTGGAGACCCTTTCTTCTCAAGACAACTACCTAGATGGTTCTGTAAAAAATGGAGATGAAGAGTGGAGAATTTCTTCAGAGTCTGAAGAATTAATTTTAGGAAACCTTGAAGGAAGGGGAGACGAGAGTGAAAGAGCTCAAAAGGTAATTTTAAGAAGAAGAATAAAAGATCCTAAAAAAATAGGTGATGTCCTGATTAAATCAAAAGAGGGATCAAATATTATTTTAAAATCCACAGGTGAGATTTTAAGAAACCATAGTGGGAATAGAAACCTTACAGGTGTCGATCTAAAAGTAGTCAGAAGAGTAATAAAAGACCCTAAATACAGGGAAGAACTTAAGGATGTTAAGAGTCTTAAAAAAGTAAGGATAGAGAATTTTATAGAACCTATATATTTTGATTCAGCATATGCCGATATCAGAGATAGTGAAAATGAAAAATTAAAACAATATCTGGAAAAATCGAGTAATAAAAAGAATCTTAAATTAATAATTGTAGGTTATACTGATTCTCAAAGACTTTCTAAAAGAGCAGAGTATAAAAACAATTATGAGTTGTCTATTGCAAGAGCTAATACTTTAAAAGACTACCTTTCAATGAAGTTAGATCTTTCGGAAGAGATCTTTGCTATAGAGGGAAAAGGTGCTGAAAATCCTAAAGGAAGCAATAGAACAAGCAGTGGAAGACAGCTTAACAGAAGAACGGAGATCGTTATAGAGTATGATGAGGAAGTCATGAAACAAATACCTTTAAAGATAGATGAAAGTGACTACTTTGAAGAGATAGAGATAAGAAATAACGGGATTTTAGAAGAGGGAATTCCAGGGGTAAGACTTGCCACAGTGGAAGGATTAGTAATTGAAACCGATCAGTTTGGAAGATATCATGTAGACGGCATAGATGATATCCCGGATAGGGGTAAAAACTTTATTATTAAAGTAGATAAGGTTACCCTGCCTTCAGGGACAGAGTTTACTACAGAAAATCCAAGGGTAAAAACTCTTACCAAGGTTATGGAAAAGTTTAACTTCGGAGTAAAAATTCCCAAAGTAAAAAGAAGAGTTAAGGAAAAAGAGATAAAAGTAAGAATTGGAAGTGTATTCTTTCCAACAGATAAATGGAATATAAGAGAGGATCAGATAGATAACCTAAAAAAAATATCATTGCTCCTTACTGAGTATAGGGGTGGAGTTATTGTGGTAGAAGGAAATACTGACAGCCGGGCATCAAATAAATATAATGAGATTCTGGCACTAAAAAGAGCAAAATCTATTGAGAAAGAGTTGGAAAAAATAATGGGGAAAGATATGATTTCTAATGTAAAAATTGTTACAGACCTCTCTGGAGGTGAAAGATAA